The Limanda limanda chromosome 13, fLimLim1.1, whole genome shotgun sequence region AATACCACAGACTAACTTAATGCTTTCCACTTGTCCCCAGGACGTTAAAACCAGGTTGAGATTCACAGCCATTCCAAAAAGTTGGTCTACTTATTTGGGGGGGAAATTTATGCTACTGATGTTTTGGACCTATTGCTCCTGTATTTCTTATTTCTAGCCATGTGGTTGCTCCCTGTTATTGTAAACAAATAGTtggacaggaagtgtgagtagAGGACTTACACCTCTTGAGTTCCTCACCTGCTAAACATTCCTGTGTCAAAGTGACGGGTGAAGTTATTCCACTGATGTTTGAAGTTGATGTATGTATTCTTTTCTCGTCTTTTACTACTGAATGTATGTAGTCTTTCCATGACCTTGTAGCTGGTTTAATTTTTACAAGAAACCCACAAATATtgtatgttattttttaaaagactaTTAAAATGCTTTACATTCCTCAATATAAATACTCTACATTGATAATGTGTTATTGTCTTTTTACCCTCTTCATCCTATACaacataattattgtgcattgatacaataaaacaaattctggCAACTCTAAGTTAATTTTGTTGTGTAACCCATAAATATACTGTTTAGTTTGCAAAAAGCATATTACATGTGCAAGTTTAAAAACCCTATGGTTAATTAATTGTTATTAAAAGATTTGCCAATGCTACTAATGCTTCTTAAATCAGTATTTTTTCAGTACATTCAGAAACAGTCTGTGTTTACTCCAATTAATATCCAtccaaataatttttttatctttatgtgaCCCACCTGTGTTTAGACTTTAAAACAGCATAAGAGTCGTACTAGACACCAATGACCCCGGTGTGTACGGACACAATCAAATTTTGGAGGTCCAAGAACAGTGGGAGACGTGCATTGAGTTCACaattaaatctatatttattaATGGGAGGACTGGAATGGAGGTCctgaaaaagggaaaaaagatcAGACGATTATAAGTAAAAGCCAAGGACTTCTATTTCCTAATGTTTATACAAGCTGAAATAACTGATTTACTTAGACCACAGAGAAACCACACACATTAACAGAAATAGCAGGAGAAGTAAGTAGGCAGCGTACTTACCCCGGGGAGATTCTACAGCAAACCCCAATAGACACAACCACATGAGCACACAGTGATCACCCCCCACTGCAACTTACACTACAAGAACAAACAACACAGCTCAAGGGACCATTTcatcatttagctgacgcttttgtccaaaggaGGAGCAGTGTAGTGCGAGAGAACTTCAGTAGATTGAAGACtagtggagctgctgcattctggatgagcacCACCCTTCAGGCCTACCACACTGCATGCAAAGCAGGGTGCATCCCCCGACTTGTCCCTGAAGGTAGTCCACCTGCCTCAAACAAGGTAGAGAGTGAGCCTCAGTGGGTTCAGGGTCACAATCTGTTTGAATGAAGTGGTTAAGGTAAGGATCACTGTGTTTGTACAGGAGTGTGATGAACACCCTGATCAAGATGCTATAATTTAAGATTTCAGAGTTTCTATATAAAAGAAAGGGAGATTTCTTTTTTAGTTAAGCAGGTAAGCAGTCTAGatgctaaataaataatgtgaaagCATCAAAGAGCTCAATCCACAAATAAACCCACAGAGTCCATATTCAGAAACAGAGCCTTACAACCAGCTGTCAGAGCTTCTGTAACTTGTAAATTTGAGTTTTATCAATCATGAGTTACAGCTGGACTGGAACTCCACTACTactccagcagtgtgtgtgtgtgtgtgtgtgtgtgtgtgtgtgtgtgtgtgtgtgtgtgtgtgtgtgtgtgtgtgtgtgtgtgtgtgtgtgtgtgtgtgtgtgtgtgtgtgtgtgtgtgtgtgtgtggacagtttACTTACTTACTCACAATTGAGTGATGAAAATGCATCGCCTGGAGTCAGGGCTCCGAATAAACAGCTTGACTGCTTTGTCTCTGAATTTTATAATTGCTAAATATGGTTTTAATACGTATGTCCTACCGATGAAGCCATTTCTGAAGCTATATCCCTTTCtaacaattaaaagaaaaaaaatattattgctGTAGCTAAAGTAACAACATAAGCAGTACATCAGCACAATATTAAAGATAGAATAATCAAACTTGGAATGACATGTGCCAAAAGTACAAGCCAATCAAggtttcagtgtgtagaatttagtgacatcaagtggtgaagttgcacgttgcagctgaatactccTCTCTTCCAAAAGAGAAGCTGTggaagccttcagttgtcataaaaagtCAAAAGGTGTGTGGTTCAACCAGTTTGGGTTGCTGTAAAAAACCTGGCAGCCTCCAGAGAGAGGACCTgcccctgatgtaaatataaagactTCACCTACCACTCAGCCTCCTGTCACttgcagaagttctctgatgactcCGATTGTCGACCTCATCACTGATGAGAACGACAGGGAATACAGAGGACTGACACAGGACTTTCTGGACTGGTGGAAAACCAAACAACTGGAGGTGGATACAGACACTCCCTCCCTATGGACTGTCACTTTTACATTTCTTAACTATGCAATATTCCCtgtatattcatttaaaaaaagaaattctgtGAAATACAAACCGTTATGTGCAAtccattcactgtacatattctgaAACATCATATATTTCTTTAGTGTATATACCAGTTtaattacatatatttttttctaaatattgttgtatatttatatttctttatattccttCACCCAAGTACTGCATGCTACTTATGGgatgtcttctgctgctgtaacattgcaaATTCCAGATTGCGTGACTAATAAAGgacttcttatcttatcttatttaagtttttaaatataaagggcccatagggtaaagaaaacaattcctacaatttagatgaacCACACTTGTGAAAACAACACTAGGATTATTTCCCAGCCACTGTGACCTGTGTGATCACACCACACCATGAGGCTGGAGCAGTAGAACTGGGTAAAGGTGGATTCAATTCTTTATGAATTAATCTTTTCCATTGTCAGACAAATACTGCAATACATTTTCTCTCATATGATattaagtctttttttaaaggacacagcaaaaaagaaaagtcaacaatttgaatcatttttttttctaatttatttaaGAAAACATGAAAGTCGAACATTTTTTAACAACTGACATTAATCTGAATAAAATGTTAAGGTCAATATTCTCAGTACAAAAACAAGGTGATACAAACAGTTTTCTTCTCAAACTAAGGCATTTGAATACTGGTTTTTGTTGCCTAATGATTGAACATCACAACATGAGTCTGAAATAAGTTGGTGAGAACTGTGCAGTAACGCCATAAACATCTTTGCCGGAGCGAGGCGCTTTGAGAAACACTTTTCTTACCGGTTGATTCCTTTTTCAACAGAAGTTTTTAGTAACAAGTATAAACTGCCCTGTGGGGGTTTaaatagaaagaaaatcaaaatgaATGTGTCCTGTATGTCCGACGTAGGCTGTTATAAAGACAATTTCCCTGTCTTGTACACTTCATTGTGCCAATATTCTCTCTAGCTGCCACAAATCCCTTGATGTCGGACTAAAATCTGTACATATATTAAAACATAGCACAATTTCATATCCACATAGCCGATGTTTCAATAGCTAGTGACAAAAATGCCAGCTGTCCTTGTAACAATACTATTTTAATTGTCATCTCAGCAACTGTCAAACCTATAGTACATAAACAGAATAGTGCGATAATGTTGACATTTTCTAGCTGTAGTGAAATGCTTGgttgaaatgtttgaaaaatgttttttgacacCAGTTCTGCCTCCATCTTTTAATGATCAACGTTGGCTCCGATCGAAAAAGTGGCTCTTTACTTCACTGTTCCCATGTTGTGAGTCCTGATGGAGAACCATGCATTGAATATATctctgaaaaacagacaaatgcaAAGTTAATGCAACATTATCTTTATACCTTCAAAAAAACAACTGCttcattattaatttgatgGTACACAAACTAAAAGTAGGGAGAATGTCATGTACGTCATTGCCACAGCGCTCCCTAGAGGCCTGGAATTGCACAATGTAACTCGGGTGTACTGTGTTGAAACATAGCGACCTGCCTTACCACATGTGGACATCAAAGCAGAGCAACCGAAGAAGCAGAAAATAGAAGGGAACCGAGTACGAAATGGAACAAGAGTTGATATTGGAGCATATTTTAGTGGTCGGTGAAAAGCTGAAGGGGCCATGGATGCAGGACAGATTACAACCTGGTAGATTTTCTAACTTTTCATAACTATTGTGTCACTTAAACAATTTTATTATACATCATTACATCAGTCAAAGCTCTACACACCTGCAATGAGTGGCCAAACACTCGTTGCTGCAGTAGTCCCGGTCCCAGTCGTCACTCTCCACTGCCGGGTTGTTACAGCCCACCCGCGTACACATACTGTTCATGGATGATGCACCGATGGATCCATTCACCTCCATCTCAACCTGAGAACGGGAAAAATTGGAAgagcatcataaatatcagcacCTGCAATTTTATCAACTCAGATCCAAGCTTGTTGTGTAAGTTAGGACATAATGAAAGccaatataaaaatacaaataaaatataatgaagATAAAAATTtcccctgtcaacacatgcaaaacataaaataacggattttgtatttatttagtagAGGCACTTCTTACTACTCCAGAAGTCATGTGGGCATTTTAACCATGACTCTCTCTTTTCAACTCAAACAAATGTAAGAGACATCCAGGCAACAGAATTTGTTCCCTATACTTTGTGTCGTATCTCAATTCAGTGCCTTCAAATttatcctgtttccttcccctgAATATTTATAGATAAATATTGGTGCACCTTTTACCTACAGGCCTGTTTAACCAAATATCACTTGTCACaatttcacaaacacagaccaGTCCCATGAAAACTGAAACATTTTGCAATTGAAAATGGGTTTAAAGGATGCATGGCCTCAGAGGTTGTGTTGAAAGTTGAAAAGGTAGTCAAGGGAAAAATAATCTTAATTTCACCCACTCTGATTCAATGCAGTAACATAAACAAGCCTTTAGTGTTCAGGAAGGAGTGGTGCTGGGCAATAGAACAATATCAACCAATCAGAGAGGAGCTATTACAAATAACTGATCTACCAAATTTTTAATATGTTCATCAAatttcattctctgctcatgaagaagagtttaaaatcccaacattcactcaggagcaaacgTCAGCCTTTAAACTTATCGTGATAATCATCAAAATGTactgatataaacattttaatcttgATATAATTTTGGGCCATATCGTCCAGCTGTAAGTAGGAGAAATCAAAATTAACATAGTCTAACTTGTGAGGggaaataataatcattatttattaacCCGCTTCGAGAAATGAAACATTCAACATTAACAAAAGGTGGATGAAGTGAAGCTGACACAAAACATAGCAATGAAATCAGACGTTTTACCTCTTCTGAGGGCAGAACTTCTGTAACTTCATCCTCATCTGGACTCCCCGACACGTCCGCTGAGTTCACCACCTGCACCGACACAACAGGTGCAGAATGGGAGGACGAGGTCGCAGCAGATGATGCGGACGCAGTATTAGAGACAATAATTGGAAGGGTTTGTTTGCCCTGCAAAGAGGCAGGAACAATCTTTATCtggagtggaggtggaggtgtagCCGTGACAGACACGGAGACGCCTGTAACGGCGTTCCCCTCGCGAGGCTTGGCTTGTAATGGCGGCGGTGCTGGCGCCATTTGCTGAAgccgtggtggaggaggagcattCTGCATCTGCTGCAATGGCGGTGGCTGACGAGAGCCGCTCGACACTAACAGTGTGGGCTGCAATGTGCGGAGCCCCCCGGGCAACATGGTCACCACGTGGCCCCCCGCCTGCAGGATGTGTTTTGGGATGATGATCTTGGTGACGGTCTGGGCtggtggtggagctgctgctggagacagGGCTTTGTTTGCCCCTGTGCGGGATCGTGTGGCCCTCTCTGGGACGTCAAGAATAATGTTGGAGGCACAAATGTTGGTGATAGTGTTCTCTtccaggttgttgttgttggctgaGCGCATCGGCTGgagaccagcagagggcgaggCGGTAGGAGTTGTGTGAATGgcaggtggaggtggtgaaGGGGAAGTTTCCATGTCCTCCATGGCAGGCTGAAATCATTTGGGATATATCAGTTAGAAAATCCATATGAGCTCAAATCCCCTACAGCAAGAAACAgttagttttttctttaaagtACAGCATGATGTTACCTGTGAGAGCTGGTTGGCTTTGTAAGCTGCCAGCGCTTTCAAATAGTCCCTCTTGGCtgcttctgtctttctcttgtACACCTAGTGTAGACAAAACAATTACCAGTGTTTGAAATAAGTCTGTCAAAGTTTTTCTCCCTTAAAGACAGATGTGGGATAGTAACATACTGTATATCATAATGTCTGCTTCTAcctgtttctgctcctcagcCAGGCTGTCCCACATGGAGGCCACGATCTTTGACACCTCTCCAAATGAGGCGTTGGGGTTCTGGCCCTTAATGGCcgcctgtgtgtctctgaagaacAAGGCATAGGCTGAGACGGGCTTCTGCGGCTCATTTGGATCTTTCTTCTTCCGTCCTTTTTTGACGCCCAACGCCCCACTCATCGAGGCCAGTGTGGCTGGCTTCCCCCCGCCCCTCCGGCCCGGAGCCAGGGAGATGGAGGATGTGAGAGCTGAGTGGGAGGACATGTGGGAGaggacggaggaagaggagagacacaTGGGGGAGTCCACCAGTACACTCTTCTGAATAAGCAAGGggaaagcaggagagagagaaaagagggcaCATATTAGCTGCAGCAATACGGTTACACAAGATTGGATGAAAtgacaaaaagctgttttcagacatgaactccataAAAACGCTCGGACAGTatggtccagactttctctggagtttgcttctcacacatgaagaaagcagcaggagattcttgggtcagacgcattcacaacacCAGAAAAGTCTCCAGAACATTAAGACAAGAGGTGTCAGCGTATTCAGGAGGCAAGAAGTAATCTAtacattctgctgcagagatcacatgttgtTATTTACATTCCATCAACACCAGTGTCCCCTATCAACAAAAGCTCCCCAACTCCTTTCCCTCCTGagattttcagttttgcattgtgttggaaacgTCTTTACAAGCTCACCAACTCTAGAGGATCTCCAcatgtattctcacatgggatCATTCAGAGATTACCCAGAGTTTAAATTTAGGGGTTTGCAAGAGAAACTCTGGATTACGTCTGCAGCAACTGGCTTGGACatttcaatcaaatcaatcaatcaaattttatttgtatagcccatattcacaaatcacaattcgtctcatagggctttaacatggtgaaatcctctgtccttaaccctcagcaagagtaaggaaaaactactaaaaacctttttaacaggtaaaaatatgtagaaacctcagagagagccacatgtgagggatccctctccctggacggacagaagtgcagtagatgtcaagtgtaggaaaacatcatcaggattaaagtttttagcagcatcgatgagggtaaacatttttcaaaactaTATGTCActcagtcctgctgcaatcatagtctttTGAGACTCATTTGAGACTAGAGATattctggagttcagtgcatgtccgaAAGCAGCTTCACAGTGACATTGGCCAGCAGAAGTCTGACCACTCACCTTGAAGTCATCCATGTCTTCATCCTGCAGCGAACCAGCTGGAGATGGTGTTGCTGACAGCGGCTGCTCAGGTCTCTCTGAATGATGCCCGATGTTTTCACCCAGACCCAGCGCCAGCTCCGACTGGTTAATTGTCGTCAAATGACTTCCTAGCAGACCGTGAGCGATGTCACCTAGCTGCACGTCAATGGTCATCGGGGATGAGCTGCTGAAATGTGAACCACTGGAATTTCCAAGTTCCTGCAGAGAGATGAGGACACAAATGGTTAATCTAAAACTAACATAGGACATTTTCACAGCTGGTATTAAAATGCGTCCAGAATGTTTCTCcagtgaccacttgtgatcagatctcacttccctgctctgtaTGCAAATAATCACGACAGTCATTTGTGTTGACAAATACTAAATTATATAgtaatttgtaaataaagtgtgtCCATTGTCACTGTATATCTGTGCGAgttaggaggagagagatgaaggaagAGAGAAGACAGCAAGAGTCACAAAggactgaatgaatgaacatgCGCAGCCATGAAGACAGAAGGATCATTCATTCTAAATGATCAGATCTCAGGACACATTGGGTTCAGACCTGAACTTAGCGCTGACCACAAGTGATCGGATCACTCATGATGGACGtgaacaccaggtctgaactggGTTACACTTCCAGCAGTATTCTGTGTGAGGGTCTACTGGTGGAGCACTCACCAAGGCAGAGGAGCTCAGCAGGGCCCCCACTCCGACCTGACCCATTCCCCCGAGGTTCATCTGCTCCAGGCCTTGAGACCCAGAGTTCACGAAGGTGGAGGCGAAGGAGGGGTCGTTGGCCTCGACCACCAGGTTGCTGACGAGGCTGCGGGAGCCAGTGGGTCCCCCGGCTCCGTCGGACCCATCTGTCAACTCGAACTCACTGATGCCCAGAGCTGGGTCCGGGTCCAGGGAGATGGGTGGGATCTCAAACACCTCATCGCCGAGACTGGGGGTATGGTATGTCTGCTGCAtgtggagaaggagagggacgAGTGGGTCAGACATGAATGAAGTGAAACACATCCACAGATCAGTAGAATAAAGTTGCACTGCAGTGATAAGCCTGGATGAAGGGACTCGCCTCGGCTGAGAGGAAAGGGTGACCCGCTCCAGTGATGGTCAGGTAGCTGTCGTTGCCCTCTGCGAACTGAACCACAGCGTTAGCATTTACATCAATTAGCATCTTTAGCATACCCATTAGTAAACACCGGCGTTACCTTGTTGTCCTCAGAGTATCCTCCGTATCCTTGACTGTCCATAAACTCCGAGTCAACATTTTGAGCGCAGCCATCCGACAGATCCGAGTAAAAATTTATGTCcattgtgaaaatattgtgaaaacaaCTTAACACAAGCGTTTTGAACTTTGCTGGAAAAGGAACTTTCTAGGTTTTCTACCCATTTAGGTCAGTGTTGCCCACATCAACTGAAgatgctagctagctagctagctcatCATTGCCCGGCTAGCATAACGTTACGGTGCTGAAACGCCGGAATAgctcagagagaagcagagcaggaggctgaAGAGAAGCCAACACAGATTAATATTCACAGTGTTATAAAATCAGTTAATATTTAACTCCGCAGGGCTCGGTGTTTACCGGAGGCCCGACACTAACTCATTCATAAAACGGTGCAGCGCTGATAGCATCCCACACCGAGCACACCAGCGCTGCTGCGTTCAGGGACTGTCGGAAAAAGCCGCTTTCAAACTTCAACCACTCAGAGACACATAAAGTATGATTTAATTTCTGATATAACTTTCTGCCATGTTAGCTTCTGACAGGCGACGCTTAGGAAACAAAAGCGTGGTTGGTTTTAAGACAGTGAAAGTAAAACTTTATAGCCATTCTGTTAAGTCTAAAGTTATATTTGGCCAATTAAAACAGCCAATCACGTGTCTGATGCATTTAGGTTCATACCGCACAAATAGAACAGTAACGACCAGAGGATCAAGGGAATTATTCTATAGTTCTTTCTATTTATAATTGTCTCATGTAAGGACACTGAAGGCAGCACAGTACCTCCCCCTGCATGCAGACAAGGAACCAATCAGAATCAGCTTTTTGGCCATGTACGAGTACAAATTGGTACAAATACAGAGAATTTGATTCCGGTTTTTCCGTTGCTCTCAACGTACATACACAGAAatagacaaaagaaaaacaaacaaggacaACAAAGCAGAAGCAATCAACTTTCCTCATCTTCTTAGGTGgacaaaattaaataagaatGTATTTCggatattaattataataattttaacACTGATAACAAAATTGTTTGCAATTATTTCAGTCATCATATTGGAGCTGGGAATAAGAAAATATAAGTAATGATGTATGATTATTATGACTATATTTGACATCAATAGGAATATAAATTCAATTTATAAATCGATATAATACTCCTGCATTGTGTAAGCACTGTGCTTCTCTGGACGACATTAAAGTTAGTGTTTATGTGAACTCAACAAAGATGTTGCTATGCATCTAGGAtgcttctgtttctcttcaaCTTTCCTATCATGTTGTGCAAAGAGGATAAAGAAAGTAACGTGTACATTTGCACAAAGCTACACAACCTTGCCATATGTGATTCAATGTTATGTAGTGCAATGAAATGCACTCGCAAGTTTCGAAGTTACAGAGTTCCGTTTATGGAACACCTCAGTCATCATACAACAGCTGGTGATTTATGTGCGTTGCTCCTGCAGTTTTTTAATATCTAGTGTGCAGGACCTACCGCTCCTCTGCGTTATATTGTGGTGCAATCTTGTAATAAACCTCATTGGTTTGCTTGCATTTCATCTGCACCCCATCGCAGATAATACTGTCAACAGTTTGTTTTAACCAGGCTCAATTGCTCTTGGCGGATGGATCACAGAtgctttgttttgtattatgcACCAGAATATATCAGAAATGCTAATCTATGTTGTCACTGAAACTACAAAGGAACATTTCAATTAAAGAGGATAGTAATTTTATGATATCTCCCCTTACTTGTGCTGCACAGGAAAGTGAATAGGGTGAATGAACGTGAATGGAAAATATCAGTGCGACGGCCAAACAAGATGTTCTGTGAGACAAAAAACCAACAGACAAATAAGTCTCTCTTACCTCCATCCTCCAGGGAACTCAAGTATATGATAGTGTATTTGTTATATTTAGGAATTTTCCATCCTGAGTATAGTCTTTCAGGCAGCAGGATCCTTCCTCTATGTGGGTAGTTGCACTCAAATACTACCTTGTTGTACAGATTTTCATCCTCAGATACAGTAGAGTGAAAAATTGCTTTTCAACAATATTGCCTACTGTCACATTTTTGAGGCCTAATAATAACCTATTGGGCTACCGTCATTCAGAAAGATCCTTTAAAGATATACACAGTAGATGGTGGCTTTTTAAGGCAGGATGCTTGCTCCATATCCTAAATCGAAATAATCTGATGTAGAAGTATTCCTGTGTAATACTATCACATACATAATAACATAAAAGTACATGGCAGGTCTCAAAACTGTTGTGTTGACAACACGGCTATTAATAACTATTAATATTCATCACTGATTAGAAATGGCCATTACTGCAGTGACCCTTCTGTTTAGTGAACTcgacaataaaacacacacaaaatgtcttTCACTTTAGATTGCTGTTATTCATATCACAGATACAGTCAGATCATAAA contains the following coding sequences:
- the tox4a gene encoding TOX high mobility group box family member 4-A; this translates as MDINFYSDLSDGCAQNVDSEFMDSQGYGGYSEDNKFAEGNDSYLTITGAGHPFLSAEMQQTYHTPSLGDEVFEIPPISLDPDPALGISEFELTDGSDGAGGPTGSRSLVSNLVVEANDPSFASTFVNSGSQGLEQMNLGGMGQVGVGALLSSSALELGNSSGSHFSSSSPMTIDVQLGDIAHGLLGSHLTTINQSELALGLGENIGHHSERPEQPLSATPSPAGSLQDEDMDDFKKSVLVDSPMCLSSSSVLSHMSSHSALTSSISLAPGRRGGGKPATLASMSGALGVKKGRKKKDPNEPQKPVSAYALFFRDTQAAIKGQNPNASFGEVSKIVASMWDSLAEEQKQVYKRKTEAAKRDYLKALAAYKANQLSQPAMEDMETSPSPPPPAIHTTPTASPSAGLQPMRSANNNNLEENTITNICASNIILDVPERATRSRTGANKALSPAAAPPPAQTVTKIIIPKHILQAGGHVVTMLPGGLRTLQPTLLVSSGSRQPPPLQQMQNAPPPPRLQQMAPAPPPLQAKPREGNAVTGVSVSVTATPPPPLQIKIVPASLQGKQTLPIIVSNTASASSAATSSSHSAPVVSVQVVNSADVSGSPDEDEVTEVLPSEEVEMEVNGSIGASSMNSMCTRVGCNNPAVESDDWDRDYCSNECLATHCRDIFNAWFSIRTHNMGTVK